One window from the genome of Spirosoma rhododendri encodes:
- a CDS encoding DUF7657 domain-containing protein has translation MSKSNKKRIAPPISRPVAAPDAGRATPSAVATSPATPVAPPFVPDQPETGFQLIRFDRRTKWYMGIVTGLFILLSLLKIHTLSVAMWNQLIPDGSDPKRGIMSGTPQAIRMDEYAVWVPNTLSNANQGYPVANESLGGEKIALLGAPAYHPLMIFKPLLWGHFFLGPEQAIAWQSNFNYFAVLLLPFLLFMLLTGNNFLLSVFGSVWLWLSSASQMWNGGCDMAVGLFSLLFVSGIYILFGKHSLLGKIGWGLLFGWTLFSALVLVYPPFQVPLGYTFLILFIAYCLRHKDQFRFDSDQWTAIGIGAGALVLVGVAFYTSYRDLKPTVEAMVNTVYPGRRSESGGTGFIANWFSEYYSWLITPQRYPKSWLNICELSHYLTFTPVIAASLLIYFVAKRRVDWMLALLALWILAQLVWIEYGWPKWLAEGTLMSMSPTRRTQVPLGVSGVILTILYLAYLTRHQLVTGAGAKALAIAGALGFVVYTAYVNLNDTEGLFRSYQLFLPVLFFTFLNVLLLINVQVKYRTALFAGAVVLYLLPNLKFNPVAVGLAPIMQHNIYKTVQEIDKKDPGKRWVVFGSQYISYLVTATGVKLLSGVKTLPARNIMHVLDPVAKRDSAYNRYAHTVYQTYIDGRDSVIIQQSFEDAYTVGMDPCSPRFKELKVKYLIFDREPQPVEVRCAKLISNMGSVKIYERTDE, from the coding sequence ATGTCTAAATCAAACAAGAAGCGTATCGCCCCGCCGATAAGCAGGCCCGTAGCCGCGCCGGATGCGGGTAGAGCGACACCGTCAGCTGTGGCAACCAGCCCAGCCACGCCCGTGGCTCCTCCGTTCGTGCCCGATCAGCCGGAAACCGGCTTTCAACTGATCCGCTTCGATCGCCGGACCAAGTGGTACATGGGTATCGTAACGGGCTTGTTTATTCTGCTCTCGCTGCTGAAAATTCATACGCTGTCGGTGGCTATGTGGAATCAGTTGATCCCCGACGGATCAGACCCCAAACGGGGCATTATGAGCGGCACACCACAAGCCATCCGGATGGACGAATACGCGGTCTGGGTGCCCAACACGTTATCAAATGCCAACCAGGGCTACCCGGTCGCGAATGAGTCGCTGGGGGGCGAGAAGATTGCGCTGCTGGGGGCACCAGCCTATCATCCGCTGATGATTTTCAAACCGCTGCTGTGGGGCCACTTCTTTCTGGGGCCGGAGCAGGCCATTGCCTGGCAGTCAAACTTCAATTACTTCGCTGTGTTGCTGCTGCCGTTTCTGCTGTTCATGCTGCTGACGGGCAATAACTTCTTGTTGTCGGTATTCGGTAGCGTGTGGCTGTGGTTGTCGTCGGCGTCGCAGATGTGGAACGGCGGCTGTGATATGGCGGTGGGTTTGTTTTCGCTACTGTTCGTTAGCGGTATATACATCCTGTTTGGCAAGCACTCGCTGCTGGGAAAAATCGGGTGGGGGCTGCTCTTCGGCTGGACGCTCTTCAGCGCGCTGGTGCTGGTGTACCCACCGTTTCAGGTACCGCTGGGCTACACATTCCTGATCTTATTCATCGCCTACTGCCTGCGGCACAAAGATCAGTTTCGGTTCGACAGCGATCAGTGGACCGCGATCGGCATTGGGGCGGGGGCGCTGGTGCTGGTAGGCGTTGCGTTCTACACCTCGTACCGCGATCTGAAACCAACAGTCGAAGCGATGGTCAACACGGTGTATCCGGGTCGGCGGTCGGAGTCGGGCGGCACGGGCTTCATCGCCAACTGGTTTTCGGAATATTATTCGTGGCTGATTACGCCCCAGCGCTACCCCAAAAGCTGGCTGAACATCTGCGAACTCTCGCACTACCTGACCTTCACACCGGTCATTGCCGCCAGTCTGCTAATCTATTTCGTTGCCAAACGCCGGGTCGACTGGATGCTGGCTCTACTGGCGCTCTGGATTCTGGCGCAACTGGTCTGGATCGAATACGGCTGGCCGAAGTGGCTCGCTGAGGGAACGCTGATGAGCATGAGCCCCACCCGCCGGACACAGGTGCCGCTGGGGGTTTCGGGCGTTATCCTGACGATTCTGTACCTGGCGTACCTGACCCGGCATCAGCTCGTTACGGGCGCTGGCGCGAAAGCACTGGCGATTGCCGGGGCGCTGGGCTTCGTTGTCTATACGGCCTATGTCAACCTAAACGATACCGAAGGGCTGTTTCGCTCGTATCAGCTGTTTCTGCCGGTGCTGTTTTTTACGTTCCTCAACGTACTGCTGCTCATCAATGTGCAGGTAAAATACAGGACTGCGCTGTTTGCCGGGGCGGTAGTGCTGTACCTGCTGCCGAACCTGAAATTCAACCCCGTTGCGGTGGGGCTGGCTCCGATCATGCAGCACAACATTTACAAGACCGTGCAGGAGATCGACAAGAAAGATCCCGGTAAACGGTGGGTGGTGTTCGGCAGTCAGTATATCTCGTATCTGGTAACGGCGACGGGGGTAAAACTGCTGTCGGGGGTAAAAACGCTGCCCGCCCGTAACATCATGCACGTGCTCGACCCGGTTGCCAAACGTGACTCGGCCTACAACCGCTACGCCCATACCGTGTACCAGACTTACATCGACGGGCGCGACAGTGTGATTATCCAGCAAAGCTTCGAAGATGCCTACACCGTTGGGATGGACCCCTGCTCTCCACGTTTCAAAGAACTAAAGGTGAAATACCTGATCTTCGATCGGGAGCCGCAGCCCGTAGAAGTGCGCTGCGCCAAACTCATCAGCAACATGGGCTCGGTGAAGATTTACGAGCGGACCGACGAATGA